ACAATATCAACGAATTTGTTACCAGACCTTTTCTTTGGGAAGCTTAAAAAAAGTCCACCGTGCTTTGATTCTATGAGTTTTATATCTCTTATTAAGATTAAGTCATCTAAAAT
The window above is part of the Sulfurihydrogenibium sp. genome. Proteins encoded here:
- a CDS encoding septation protein SpoVG family protein; this encodes ILDDLILIRDIKLIESKHGGLFLSFPKKRSGNKFVDIVEILEDQQLEQIRRAVVDKYKEMMDVKPEENID